One Lepus europaeus isolate LE1 chromosome 7, mLepTim1.pri, whole genome shotgun sequence DNA segment encodes these proteins:
- the LOC133763633 gene encoding olfactory receptor 5M5-like produces the protein MKMKIVPRHNGTEATEFILLGLTSRPELQPILFVAFLLIYLITLTGNLGMITLIRVTPRLQTPMYFFLTHLACVDISYSTNVSPQMLVNFLSKKKTISYTGCLGQCFVFVTLLLTEYYMLGAMAYDRYMAICNPLHYSSKMSKPVCICLVTVPYLWGSTVATMQVILTSRLSFCGPNTINHFYCADPPLLMLTCSDTYIKQTALFVSAGINLTGSLLIILISYVLIFITIRRIRSSEGQRKAFSTCGSHLTAVTMFYGSLFCTCLRPANERSVEQGKIVAVFCIFVSPMLNPFIYSLRNKDVKQALRRVFLGSILFFAYAQFGTESQVETMNTKARRLIIRTGQQMSAA, from the exons ATGAAGATGAAAATAGTGCCCAGACACAATGGCACCGAGGCAACAGAGTTCATTCTGCTGGGGTTGACCAGCAGGCCCGAGCTGCAGCCCATCCTTTTTGTGGCGTTTCTCCTGATTTATCTCATCACCCTGACCGGGAACTTGGGGATGATTACTCTAATCAGAGTCACTCCCCGGTTGCAAACCCCCATGTATTTTTTCCTCACCCATTTAGCATGTGTGGACATTTCCTATTCCACCAATGTTTCTCCTCAAATGCTTGTCAACTTCCTATCTAAGAAGAAGACCATTTCCTACACGGGGTGTCTGGGCCAGTGTTTTGTTTTCGTGACTCTACTCCTCACTGAGTATTACATGCTTGGCGCCATGGCCTATGACAGGTACATGGCCATTTGCAATCCCCTACATTATTCCAGCAAAATGTCCAAGCCGGTTTGCATCTGCCTGGTCACTGTCCCCTACCTGTGGGGATCTACAGTGGCCACAATGCAAGTAATATTGACGTCTCGTTTGTCGTTTTGTGGACCCAACACCatcaaccatttctactgtgccGATCCACCCCTCCTAATGCTGACATGTTCTGACACATACATAAAGCAAACTGCACTGTTCGTGTCAGCAGGAATTAACCTCACAGGTTCACTGCTCATCATCCTTATCTCCTACGTGTTGATTTTCATCACCATTCGGAGGATCCGTTCCAGTGAAGGACAGCGCAAagccttctccacctgtggctcccacCTGACAGCTGTCACTATGTTCTATGGGTCCCTGTTCTGCACGTGTCTGAGACCAGCAAATGAGCGATCTGTTGAGCAAGGGAAAATTGTGGcagtgttttgtatttttgtgagTCCCATGCTGAATCCATTTatctacagcctgaggaacaaGGATGTGAAACAGGCTTTGAGAAGAGTGTTTTTGGGAAG TATTCTGTTTTTTGCTTATGCGCAGTTTGGGACTGAGAGTCAGGTGGAAACAATGAATACAAAGGCTCGGAGGCTGATTATCAGGACAGGGCAGCAGATGTCAGCTGCTTAA